In Euphorbia lathyris chromosome 9, ddEupLath1.1, whole genome shotgun sequence, the following are encoded in one genomic region:
- the LOC136207454 gene encoding trihelix transcription factor GTL2, whose translation MFESDQFHQFIDSRTTPNSLPFLLSFPNSNFHPSSSAFSTFDNSFSSSSSPHVSLHPNFLPKIEHKEENNMLPLNLGDERDRSVDPWTTDELLTLFRIRSSMENWFPDFTWDHVSRKLAEFGFKKSAEMCKEKFEEESRYLNNMNTTPNFIKNYRVFGEFEDLYHSDNQNQNPQAEKDKKIDSSQEEQDKKKKIEKNEKLKRKRDKISSCSTSSSSSFEMFKGFCEDIISTIIGQQEQMHNKLLQDMAKRDQEKIAREEEWKKQELDRLDKELQLRAEEQVLAGDRQATIINFLNKFSSNSTSISSSSITSQNPNPKSDKDSIFIAPKGKPPNDQNPNPSSQNPSNKKREEKDDLGKRWPKDEVLALINLRCSFYNSSNEDEIKESVKGPLWERISKGMLELGYRRNAKRCKEKWENINKYFRKTKDNVNKKRSMDSRTCPYFHQLSTLYSQGKLLAASSDIGGTGTGTGTQSTSTLVPQAAEKNNLVHHQASSGFEFEF comes from the exons ATGTTTGAATCAGACCAATTCCACCAATTCATAGATTCAAGAACTACTCCTAATTCACTTCCTTTCCTCCTCTCTTTCCCCAATTCCAATTTCCACCCCTCTTCTTCTGCTTTCTCCACTTTTGATaattccttctcttcttcttcttccccccATGTTTCATTGCATCCCAATTTCCTCCCCAAAATTGAACACAAAGAAGAAAATAACATGCTGCCTTTGAATTTGGGGGATGAAAGAGATAGATCAGTTGATCCATGGACTACTGATGAACTTCTTACCCTCTTCAGAATCAGATCTAGCATGGAAAATTGGTTCCCAGATTTCACTTGGGATCATGTTTCAAG GAAGCTAGCAGAGTTTGGGTTTAAAAAAAGTGCTGAGATGTGCAAGGAGAAGTTTGAAGAAGAAAGTAGATACTTGAACAACATGAATACTACTCCTAATTTCATCAAAAATTACAGGGTTTTTGGTGAATTTGAAGATCTTTACCATAGtgataatcaaaatcaaaatcctcAAGCAGAAAAGGACAAAAAGATAGACAGCAGCCAAGAGGAACaagacaagaagaagaagatagagAAAAATGAGAAATTGAAGAGGAAAAGAGACAAGATTTCTTCTTGTTctacttcttcatcttcatcatttGAGATGTTTAAGGGGTTTTGTGAGGACATTATAAGCACAATTATAGGTCAGCAAGAACAAATGCATAATAAGCTTCTACAAGACATGGCAAAAAGAGACCAAGAGAAGatagctagagaagaagaatggaagaaGCAAGAATTGGATAGATTAGACAAAGAGCTTCAACTTAGAGCTGAAGAACAAGTTCTTGCAGGTGATAGACAAGCTACAATTATCAATTTCTTGAATAAATTCTCATCTAATTCTACTTCAATTTCATCTTCCTCTATTACTtcacaaaaccctaatcccaaaTCAGATAAAGATTCAATCTTTATAGCACCCAAAGGAAAACCCCCAAATGATCAAAACCCTAATCCATCATCACAAAACCCTAGTAATAAGAAAAGGGAGGAAAAGGATGATCTTGGAAAGAGATGGCCAAAGGATGAGGTTTTAGCTTTGATAAATTTAAGGTGCAGTTTCTACAACAGTAGTAATGAAGATGAGATTAAGGAATCTGTAAAGGGGCCTTTGTGGGAGAGAATCTCAAAAGGGATGTTGGAATTGGGATATAGAAGAAATGCAAAGAGATGTAAAGAGAAATGGGAGAACATAAACAAGTATTTCAGAAAAACTAAGGATAATGTTAACAAGAAAAGATCAATGGATTCTAGGACATGTCCTTATTTTCATCAACTAAGCACTTTGTATAGTCAAGGAAAACTTCTTGCTGCTTCCTCAGATATTGGAGGAACAGGAACAGGAACAGGAACTCAATCAACTTCAACATTGGTTCCTCAAGCAGCTGAGAAAAATAATCTGGTTCATCATCAAGCTTCTTCAggttttgaatttgaattctaa
- the LOC136205641 gene encoding mitochondrial import inner membrane translocase subunit TIM23-1 translates to MDDSNDQKYFTYHPYQDLYNVPSQSLYKIPSSPEYLFQEEAAHQRRSWSENLQYYTGTGYLAGAIIGAGKGSLDGIRSAEPGDTMKLRVNRILNSGGHMGRKVGNNMGVLGLMFAGIESVLIHYRDTDDLVNTALAGLGTGAVYRAARGPRSAAIAGAIGGIAAAAAVAGKQAVRRYVPI, encoded by the coding sequence ATGGACGATTCAAACGATCAGAAGTACTTCACATATCATCCATATCAGGATCTTTACAACGTTCCTTCTCAAAGTCTTTACAAAATTCCCTCATCCCCTGAATACCTTTTCCAAGAAGAAGCTGCACATCAGCGCCGCAGCTGGAGCGAAAACCTCCAATATTATACCGGAACAGGTTATTTGGCCGGCGCTATTATCGGGGCGGGAAAGGGTTCATTGGATGGTATCCGCTCCGCTGAGCCTGGTGACACCATGAAATTGAGGGTCAATAGGATCCTAAACTCCGGTGGACATATGGGTCGGAAAGTCGGTAACAATATGGGCGTTTTGGGGTTGATGTTTGCAGGAATTGAGAGCGTTTTGATTCATTATAGAGATACTGATGATTTGGTCAATACGGCTCTTGCTGGGCTTGGGACTGGTGCGGTTTATCGTGCGGCAAGGGGGCCTAGGTCGGCGGCTATCGCAGGAGCAATTGGAGGCATAGCCGCTGCGGCGGCTGTTGCCGGAAAGCAGGCGGTTAGGAGATACGTGCctatataa